The Triticum aestivum cultivar Chinese Spring chromosome 5A, IWGSC CS RefSeq v2.1, whole genome shotgun sequence genomic sequence CTATTGTTTTAGTGAAACCCACAGGATCATATTAGGATTTCTTTTGACAGTTATCTACTGGTTCAAGTTCAGCTTTGAGGGTTTACCCTAATTGTTACAATCATAAAGCAGCTCACAGACTTACTTTAGATGTATTCATGGAACCTGTGTACCGTGTACTTTCCAGCACATTGTGTTTACATCTTAGGCTCATACTGGCTTCTGTAAGCTGTAACAGGCAATGCAGATGTTGTTAGCCATGGTCAGATATGCACACTCCTTTGTATCAGCAAAAAATGCCTTACATAAGACTTTTCTTGTGTCGGCAATTTGCCTGTCGTGTAGGCCTGGAGTATGATGATCCTTCCCTGATATGATGTATTATAATGCCCTCGTACGCATAGCAATACGGTAAAAAGTTACCTTTCCACCGAGACCTGTGAAGCTCATGTGCCACATCCCATATATTTCCATCAGAGTTGCCTGTAGTTTATAACCTGTTAGGAGAACTCaagcctccgttcctaaatataagtccttttagagattccaatatggaccacatacggagcaaaatgaaaaatttacactctaaaatacgtctacatacttccgtatgtagtccatattgaaatctctaaaaagacttatatttagaaacggagggactATAAATGAAGGAAACTTTACAATCTTTGCTGGGAACCAAAATACGCTGACAATCTAGAGTATTCTCCTTCATTGTTTGCATTGATTGAtgcaccatcatcatcatcttttTATGTAGTTTATTTGTATACAGGCTGATTAACTATTTTCCTTGATAGGTACCACTATAATGTGGCTGACAATAGGTTAGCGCCACACGTGGAGAAAGGAAATGAGGATGGTCTTCTGATAAGCTCAATATCATCATGTGTTGATCTTTGGGCAATCATTATGGATGCTGGAACTGGCTTCACGGATCAAGTCTATGAACTGTCTCCACATTTCCTTCACAAGGTAGAAGAAACTTCCCATCTGTCCCTCGTGTAACTTAATTCTCCTCATTTGCACTCATTTTAACCAAAAAAAAAACAGGACTGGATTATGGAACAATGGGAGAAAAATTTCTACATCAGTTCTGTCGCTGGCGCCAACATCGGAAGCTCTCTTGTAGTGATGTCCAAAGGTATGCATATCTTTTTGTGTTACGTATAGATATAGTctttactttctgttttttccctaGCTGTCGCATATGTTGCGGTATAGATAGTAAGCATGTATCTCCTGGTGAGTCTAGTTGTCTTGCAATGTACCACATCTGTGTGAATCAGCCTCAGAAGTAAACCTGGAGAGGAGAGCGAAGTCGCTGCTCCAAATCCGCTTGTGTTCCAACAGCAGGATCAGTCATCTGAAATGGCAGGAACAGGCACCTTCCATCTGAGTATCTTGCTACCAGATTGTGATATTTTCTCTGCTTACCAGATTGCAGTTGCCATCTTTTGATGGGAGCCCCTGTTCATGATTCCTGTGTTGCTTTTTCTTGTAGATTTTTGTTTTGCGGGGAAACTTTTTTATTATACATATAACTGCTTAGCTGGTGCTATAATATGTTGTGGTATTTCTGATGACTGGCAGGCACGCCATACACGCAGCAGTCCTACAAGGTGAGCGATTCCTTCCCTTTCAAATGGATAAACAAGAAATGGAAGGAAGGCTTCTACGTGACGTCGATGGCGACGTCGGGCAGCCGATGGGCCATAGTGATGTCACGCAACGCTGGGTTCACCGACCAGGTGAGATTGTGATTTCATCATTCTGAAGCATTTCCTTAAATAAATGGAGCAAAACATGAGTTGTGTATGGCTTTTTTTCGCTCCATATTTTCTTTCACATGCCACTGTTTGCAAAGGCGTGTAAGATTGAACTCCCAGAGTCGCACACATTCCAAGATGCCGCCTGTCTTGTTGGTTGTCTCATAGTTGACTTTGTAAAACGTTGTTACTGGTGGCAGGTGGTGGAGCTGGACTTTCTGTACCCGAGCGAGGGCGTCCACAGGCGGTGGGACAACGGGTACCGGAtcacggcgatggcggcgaccatGGACCAGTCGGCCCTGATCCTGAGCATGCCGAGGCGCCGGCCTCGGGACGAGACGCAGGAGACCCTGCGGACGTCGCAGTTCCCCAGCGCGCATGTCAAGGTATGCATGCTTgaaccctccctccctccctccctccctagtaaAGCAGCAAGTTGTTATGGATTGGAGAGCTTTTGCTGACCGAGTTGGAATGAAAATGTTGCAGGACAAGTGGGCCAAGAACCTCTACCTCGCCGGGATCTGCTACGGGCGAACGGTGGCGTAGCGGTAGCATAGCCATAGCCATGGCTGCCCGCGGAGCGAGCTGGATGCAATGCATCCTTGGTAGTAGGTGATGGCTCTTTGAGTGAGTCCTATTTATCCAGACCTGATTCATGTTGCTGACACCCAAcccaaccccaaccccaaccccatCCCATCCCATTCATGTGTATATTTTCATAGCATCTGCTtgcttaattttaattttaattttaattactGCAGCATCGATTGTAGTGAGTTTGTTTGGATGGATTGTGAATGAATGAATTTCCTCATCATGTATCTGACTCACTGCTAGTCATGATGATGATTATGTTGCTGGTCTCTTGTACCATGCATGTTTTTCATCTCTAGAtgcatctccttttatccattttgatgacaagtattttttttcggacggagggtccattttgatgacaagtattttgggacggagggagtactaaatcgCTTCTCATTATAGTACATTCCTGCTAAAATACAGACATGTCCATGAAAGCTAAGCTAGCAAAGCAGTTTGGCACTTGTACCTTATCTTTTTAACTTTTGCCAACAACTAGTGCACATTAGAATTATTATCAGTCAACAAGCAAACAATTATTATTGTACAATCAGTCAATACATATGTACGAGTATATATTAagttaaaaaaatataaataaagagATTTTCTTTTTTTGAGAGAAAGCAGAGCAGTTGGAGCCGGAGGCGTACAAGTGGCCACACCTCCACCACCATTGCCAACCATCCACTTCCAACGAGACCAAACCCAAACCCAAGCCGGACAGATAGATCCAACAAGAGCCATCAGccatggccggcctcctcctcaggctcctccctccctccatccTCTCCGGCggcgccacctccacctccacacCTCGCCGTCGGCCAGCACCGATCCACCACACCACCACCAGAATCACAAGCAGCAGCATCAACGCAACacagtcttcctcctcctccaccacacCCGCGACAACCTCGGCGTCGTCTCCGGCGGCGGTGAAGCTCACCTACCTCCAGTTCAACGGCTGGCTGTGGGAGCTGCCCGGCGGCTTCCGCGTCCTCGTCGACCCCATCCTCGTCGGCAACCTCGACTTCGGCATCCCCTGGCTCTTCGACGCCGCCAAGAAGACCCTCCCCAACTCCCACCCACAGCCGGACGCCGGCCTCCTCGCCGACCTGCTGCTCATCACCCAGAGCCTCGACGACCACTGCCACCTCCGCACCCTCACCCAGCTCGCCGCCATCCGCCCCGGCCTCCCCGTCGTCGCCACGCCCAACGCGCGCCCCATCCTCTCCGCCCTCCCCTTCACCCACGTCACCTACCTCGAGCCCGGCcagtccaccaccgccgccgccgtcaccgtgCTCGCCACCGCCGGCCCCGTGCTCGGCCCGCCGTGGCAGCGCCCGGAGAACGGCTACATCGTCACCGCCGGCAAAAACACCAGCGTCTACTACGAGCCGCACTGCGTGTACGACGCCGGGTTCCTGCGGGACAGGGCGCTGCGCGCCGACGTGCTCATCACGCCCGTCGTCAAGCAGCTCCTCCCGGCCGACTTCACCCTCGTCTCCGGGCAGGAGGACGCCGTGGAGCTAGCCAGGCTGCTCCGCCCAAGCTACGTCGTGCCCATGAGCAACGGCGAGTTCGACGCCAAGGGCCtcctcgccgccctcgtctccaCCCGGGGCACCATCCAGGCCTTCAGGGCCATGCTCGCCGACGCGCTCCCCGACGCAAAGGTCGTCGAGCCCACCCCCGGCGTCCCGCTCCACCTCCGCttcgacgacaacgacaacgacaacaacaacaattcatcaacatcatcatcatcatcttcatagaTTAGCTCCATTCTCCATTCATATTGCAACAACATAAGACAGACAGACAAACAGAGGGAGGGCAAAAGATTACTTCTTAGAAGAACTCCATCTAGACATGCTCTagtagaatatatatatatatatatatatatagttcaaAAAATCTTAATATCATATAGTATATGCAAGTATAATACTACAATCTTTTTCCTTTTGATTTGTAGGATAAGCATAATACAATCTTTATTACAAGTGTATTCTACTGTACATGGCAAGACCAGTTTCATGGATGGATGCCGGTCAGTCTATAACCattccatcatcatcatcgtcatcctcatccggCGAGATGAGCCCAAAAGGACTGCAGCAGGGTCTTGGAGCCCAGGAATTGCCCGCCGGAGTCTGACTCCATGTCGTAGCACCAGGGGCCGCCGTCAACCCCACCGCCGGACGCCGTGACCAATCCCTGCTGCTCCAGCTCTGCCGCCTTGCCGACGAAGAAGAGCCGACCATCGGAGGCGGCGAGCACCGCCTGGATCACCTGCGGCCGGCCATAGAGCCTGGGAAGGTACACCTTGTCGGCCATGGACTCGACGGCCGGCTTTGCCACCGACACCGACGACGTCGTTCCGGTGAAAAGGGACTGGCCGTCCAATGACTTGACCCTCTTCCATGCCATCTTGGCCTCGTCGAGCCTCAGCACGTAGATGGGCGGGGCTCCATTGCTGCCCGTCAGGACGGCGAGTCGACGAGGTGGCAATTCTTGTAGGCGAGCTCCGGGCCGAAGCCGGCGGGCTTGGGGAGCGCGCTCCACGTCGCCTCGCCGGGATCGTAGACCCCTAGAGCACCCTCCTGTCCAAGGCAGTAGAGCATCCCCTTGTGCATCACCGGGCAGCAGCAGCAGGACATTCTGAACCCGCTCTGCTCCTCGACGCtcttccagccgccgccgccgccggcccagcTCTCGACTATCCGCCATTGATGAACtccagagcagagcagagcagagacgACAAAGAAGGAATTTTTATCTCACGGCCAGGCCAGGCCAGACGACGAGTCGGTCCGTCCAAACCTCCTGGACCGGACCCAGACCGACCCCGCCTCTAACACCTCCCCTCAAACCTCCCCTTATaaatttcaaatttcaaattcaagttttttttaaaaaaaatagcacCCAGTCCTGCTTCCAAATTCAACTCCGCAAGTGCAACTTTGTGCCTGGCATCATGAGAAAAGTGGCATGTTTTCAGTTAAGAGTGCGTACATGCTTGCACAGAATCTCATGGACTCCAAGGTTAATCTGGGAAATTCTAGTGCAGCAGTAAACGGGGAAAGAAGGATCTGGAATATTATTTGGAAAGCTAATGTCCCACAGAAGATTAGAATATTTGCTTGGCGGGTGGCTTCACACATTTGCATTTGAGCTCCTCAAGATTTGGAACTTGATGATTCCCGTTATTACTGAACTCCCTTCGTAAGTTCAAGTGGATTTTGTTCATGGAT encodes the following:
- the LOC123101902 gene encoding uncharacterized protein — its product is MAGLLLRLLPPSILSGGATSTSTPRRRPAPIHHTTTRITSSSINATQSSSSSTTPATTSASSPAAVKLTYLQFNGWLWELPGGFRVLVDPILVGNLDFGIPWLFDAAKKTLPNSHPQPDAGLLADLLLITQSLDDHCHLRTLTQLAAIRPGLPVVATPNARPILSALPFTHVTYLEPGQSTTAAAVTVLATAGPVLGPPWQRPENGYIVTAGKNTSVYYEPHCVYDAGFLRDRALRADVLITPVVKQLLPADFTLVSGQEDAVELARLLRPSYVVPMSNGEFDAKGLLAALVSTRGTIQAFRAMLADALPDAKVVEPTPGVPLHLRFDDNDNDNNNNSSTSSSSSS